A DNA window from Candidatus Zixiibacteriota bacterium contains the following coding sequences:
- a CDS encoding response regulator: MKALNRMKLLSELGKDSRSYKGDRVSTSRRLMRTTDLRKSILVIDDQPEMVESLSEYLSYGGYKPHGALSVKEGIEKLQRYGDICLIVCDLMMPEDDGYSMLEFLKGSLRFRHIPIIVSTSLNDMDAIDKASRLGVREYLIKPYTSEMFLSRIRDTLLLGLGSILIVTESSTSSKLLSTALSRIGYRVLSAENGNVALEILHQKPVNGVLSELALVDMTGLHLMLQVQDIQTGIPFLFIEDHLLELAECDVISAGGHGILRKPFNNADVVRRVAHLLSDRKTLLGPRG; the protein is encoded by the coding sequence ATGAAGGCCTTGAATCGCATGAAATTGCTCTCTGAGCTTGGGAAGGACTCACGAAGTTATAAGGGTGATAGGGTATCAACATCGCGAAGGCTAATGCGTACAACAGACCTCCGGAAGAGTATTCTTGTCATTGATGATCAACCTGAGATGGTTGAATCACTCTCTGAATATCTGTCATACGGTGGCTACAAACCTCATGGAGCGTTGTCTGTTAAAGAAGGGATCGAAAAGTTGCAACGTTACGGTGATATATGCCTGATAGTCTGTGACCTTATGATGCCGGAAGACGACGGGTATTCAATGCTTGAGTTCCTGAAGGGTAGTTTACGGTTTCGGCACATACCAATCATAGTAAGCACCAGCCTCAACGACATGGATGCAATAGACAAAGCCTCAAGACTTGGCGTTCGAGAGTATCTTATCAAACCTTACACTTCAGAAATGTTTCTTTCAAGAATCCGAGACACTTTACTCTTAGGGCTTGGTTCAATCCTTATTGTTACAGAAAGCTCCACTTCCTCAAAACTTCTCTCAACGGCACTCTCCCGGATTGGATACCGAGTATTATCGGCTGAGAATGGTAATGTGGCTCTGGAAATTCTGCACCAAAAACCTGTTAATGGTGTTTTGTCAGAGTTGGCGCTTGTGGATATGACCGGCCTGCACCTGATGCTTCAAGTTCAAGACATACAAACCGGGATTCCTTTTTTGTTCATTGAGGATCATCTACTTGAATTAGCAGAATGTGACGTAATCTCAGCCGGTGGACATGGGATACTTCGAAAACCTTTCAACAATGCGGATGTAGTCCGAAGAGTAGCTCATTTACTCTCTGATAGAAAAACGCTATTAGGTCCCCGAGGGTAG
- a CDS encoding M1 family aminopeptidase produces the protein MTVIRTLRITLTAALLLFVTAATALSQASPKLNDGEIPNPREVHKFLSEGKSRGVADRVFTEKLLQDKSRTSTQTNYDVKTYDIAIRVNDTIETIFGRVGFRALATEDGVSQVEVDLLDNMPIDSIISPAGALSYSRLDNTVTITLDQTYNTDQSFEFDIYYWGEPEQSSSSVFNGFAWHVKSSGEYSISTVSQPYGARSWWPCKDRMDDKADSFFIAITADSRFYVASTGTLDSTVFGLGHVKTYYFTMPYPMASYLFAIGVSDYAVWYDEWIYNNDQDTMPVVHAVDPAWFEYSQDNYDVTPYALTILSDNYGLYPFTDVKYGHASMQWYSAMEHQSMSWMLGSHTWGYSEPVVVHELGHQWWGDYITCESWSDIWLNEGWASYSEALYYQVRMGWNYYHDYMDNMDYAEGTSLYRADTTWPNYVFSLIVYDKGAWVCHMLRGVLGDSLFFQAINDYYNSQYAFGALTTLEFRDVWEQSSGMELDWFFDQWIFGEYRPYYYFQYWVEASAGGGYDVFLAVDQVHTTDPQVFKMPVDFTFETNAGDPDTLTLWVNDRSNTIVLNFPDSVTEINLDPRGWILKYERDVPWYMQFVVMSELPAAQLALPYETLLDTRGGTGSNTFSISGGALPTGLSLDSVTGLITGTPTDTGLFTFTAFVDDNGSSFEDEEIFTIYVEPTPNLPGDMDLSGELDIADLIYFVDYNFSGGPPPPLMNLADVDGSCAIDIADMVYLVDYMFAGGPAPLMGCVE, from the coding sequence ATGACCGTTATTCGTACACTACGAATTACCCTCACCGCCGCCCTGCTACTGTTCGTGACCGCCGCAACCGCCCTGAGCCAAGCCTCACCAAAGCTCAATGACGGCGAAATCCCAAACCCAAGAGAAGTCCATAAGTTTCTCAGCGAAGGAAAATCTCGAGGAGTTGCCGACCGCGTCTTTACCGAGAAGCTCCTTCAGGACAAAAGCCGTACCAGCACCCAGACCAACTACGATGTCAAAACCTACGACATTGCCATTCGCGTAAACGACACCATTGAGACAATCTTTGGTCGGGTCGGGTTCAGAGCCTTAGCTACCGAAGACGGCGTCAGCCAGGTGGAAGTCGACCTTCTGGACAACATGCCGATCGACTCGATCATATCACCGGCCGGCGCGCTCTCGTATAGTCGTCTCGACAATACGGTCACCATTACGCTGGACCAGACGTACAATACCGATCAGAGTTTTGAGTTCGACATATATTACTGGGGCGAACCGGAACAAAGTAGTTCCAGCGTTTTCAACGGTTTTGCCTGGCATGTGAAATCAAGCGGCGAGTACAGCATCAGCACCGTGTCGCAACCTTACGGCGCACGAAGTTGGTGGCCGTGCAAAGATCGGATGGACGACAAGGCTGACAGTTTCTTTATTGCCATTACGGCCGACTCCCGCTTCTACGTCGCCTCCACCGGTACTCTGGACTCGACGGTTTTCGGCCTGGGTCATGTTAAGACCTACTACTTCACCATGCCTTACCCGATGGCATCCTATCTGTTTGCCATCGGCGTGTCCGACTATGCGGTGTGGTACGATGAATGGATTTACAACAACGATCAGGATACCATGCCGGTGGTTCACGCCGTCGACCCGGCCTGGTTTGAATACTCGCAGGACAACTACGATGTAACGCCATACGCCCTGACCATTCTCTCCGACAATTACGGCCTGTATCCGTTTACCGATGTCAAATATGGTCATGCCTCGATGCAATGGTACTCGGCAATGGAGCATCAATCGATGAGCTGGATGTTGGGCAGCCACACCTGGGGATATTCAGAGCCGGTAGTGGTGCATGAATTGGGCCACCAGTGGTGGGGAGACTATATTACCTGCGAGTCATGGTCCGACATTTGGCTCAACGAAGGCTGGGCCTCTTACTCTGAGGCGCTTTACTATCAAGTGCGGATGGGCTGGAACTACTATCACGACTACATGGACAACATGGACTACGCCGAGGGCACGAGTCTCTATCGGGCCGACACCACTTGGCCTAACTACGTTTTTAGCCTGATCGTCTATGACAAGGGAGCCTGGGTCTGCCACATGCTCCGTGGCGTGCTGGGTGATTCGCTGTTCTTCCAGGCTATCAATGACTACTACAATTCTCAGTATGCCTTCGGGGCGCTGACCACGCTGGAGTTCAGAGATGTTTGGGAACAGTCTTCCGGCATGGAACTCGACTGGTTTTTCGACCAATGGATATTCGGCGAGTACCGGCCTTATTATTACTTCCAGTATTGGGTGGAGGCATCGGCGGGTGGCGGCTACGATGTTTTCCTGGCTGTCGATCAGGTGCATACCACTGACCCGCAGGTGTTCAAGATGCCGGTTGACTTCACATTCGAGACCAACGCCGGCGATCCGGACACACTCACGCTGTGGGTCAATGATCGCTCTAATACTATTGTGTTGAACTTTCCAGACTCCGTTACCGAAATCAACCTTGATCCACGCGGTTGGATTCTCAAGTACGAACGCGATGTTCCATGGTATATGCAGTTTGTCGTCATGTCGGAACTGCCGGCAGCGCAGTTGGCTTTGCCATACGAGACCCTGCTGGACACGCGTGGTGGGACCGGGAGTAATACATTTTCGATATCCGGCGGCGCTCTGCCTACCGGTCTGAGTCTTGACAGTGTGACCGGGCTAATCACCGGCACACCGACCGATACCGGCCTGTTTACTTTCACCGCTTTTGTCGACGACAACGGCAGCAGCTTTGAGGATGAAGAGATTTTCACCATCTATGTCGAACCGACTCCCAACCTTCCCGGCGACATGGACCTCAGTGGAGAATTGGACATTGCCGACCTGATCTACTTCGTCGATTACAATTTTTCCGGCGGGCCACCACCACCCTTGATGAATCTTGCCGATGTCGATGGTTCCTGTGCAATCGATATTGCAGATATGGTATACTTGGTTGACTACATGTTCGCGGGTGGGCCTGCACCTTTAATGGGATGTGTAGAGTAA
- a CDS encoding DUF1579 domain-containing protein, translated as MKRLTLILVMLALVGLSYQSVSAQDWPTGPPEEMKQLEYLVGVWDVEMEWNMGDTVENWVKSTGTCTYRYVLDGAALEMLFETEFLDDSFTGLGTECYDRETKSWQMSWVDNMGGRLTLYKGSHADGKAVFTGTDVWQGMEYLSRITSTDESKAKFDWTSEMSMDGGETWAVAGKAIYTKR; from the coding sequence ATGAAGCGACTCACGTTGATTCTTGTTATGCTGGCTTTGGTAGGCCTTAGTTACCAGTCAGTATCGGCTCAGGATTGGCCGACCGGACCGCCGGAGGAAATGAAACAACTGGAGTACCTGGTCGGAGTCTGGGATGTTGAAATGGAATGGAACATGGGTGACACTGTCGAAAACTGGGTCAAGTCCACAGGGACCTGCACCTATCGATATGTTCTCGATGGCGCTGCTTTGGAAATGTTGTTCGAGACTGAGTTTTTGGATGACTCGTTCACGGGACTCGGCACCGAGTGCTATGATCGGGAGACAAAATCGTGGCAGATGTCCTGGGTTGACAACATGGGTGGACGGCTGACTTTGTACAAAGGCAGTCACGCCGACGGCAAAGCGGTCTTCACCGGTACTGATGTCTGGCAAGGAATGGAGTATCTCTCGCGCATAACAAGCACCGATGAATCCAAAGCCAAGTTCGACTGGACTTCTGAGATGTCCATGGACGGTGGCGAAACGTGGGCAGTTGCAGGGAAGGCGATCTATACGAAAAGGTAG
- a CDS encoding M1 family aminopeptidase, giving the protein MADSNSASADHPTPSAIEAHRWLSEGKARRLADRSFVDKMFSQNNGERIQENYDVRIYDIAIRVDDTTEVLYGHVRFVAEATLDGTSEIIFDLQELMFLDSVVNASGPLAYSRTGDYVTVTLERPYSTGELFEFTVYYHGHPLDPTMWIGGFAFHQRQVGGPGSTDYRPVISSLSQPYGARTWWPCKDRVDDKADSFIVAITVDNRFWVGSNGRLDSIALGPHIKTFHYVEPHPMVTELFMIAVSDYYVYYDEWIYNNYQDTMPIVNAVYPEVLEQAQLSFGIVPEVLTIWSDKFGLYPFADVKYGHVNFGWGGGALEHQSMTSITDSWYGWSEYVVIHELAHQWYGDFVSTKSWADIWISEGWATYAEAIYYEVKNGHQYYHDYMDSMYWFNDGSVYRYDTTSAYDIFDVIIYYKGAWVVHMLRNVLGDSVFFDALQYYYNSEFAYGSLDTWDLCQVFEDATGRELDWFFQQWIFGGYRPHYLYCYWTEPSDSGGYDLFLSVDQSHTTDPEVFIMPIDFTFKDVNGDEDTVSVWIDERKDVQRLNFPDSIVKVRLDPEHWILKTFTQYTWRLNFVTERELPQAQQDLPHTQLLDTRGGTMNNVYSIIDGSLPPGLTLDTSNGIISGVPTDTGLFTFTAYVDDLGSNFWDEAVFDLRVEPTQLVPGDIDISGSVDIADLIFFVDYSFSGGPAPLIINLADVDGSCAIDIGDMVYLVDYMFAGGGVLIMGCVE; this is encoded by the coding sequence TTGGCCGACAGCAACTCTGCTTCAGCCGACCACCCGACGCCCAGCGCCATCGAAGCACATCGCTGGCTGAGTGAGGGAAAAGCGCGGCGGTTGGCCGACCGCTCTTTTGTGGACAAAATGTTTTCGCAGAACAACGGCGAACGCATTCAGGAAAACTACGATGTCAGGATTTACGACATAGCCATCCGTGTCGACGACACCACCGAAGTGCTCTACGGTCACGTGCGGTTTGTTGCCGAAGCCACCCTCGACGGTACAAGTGAGATCATTTTCGATCTGCAAGAGCTCATGTTCCTGGACTCTGTGGTGAATGCTTCGGGGCCGCTTGCATACTCGCGCACGGGCGACTACGTGACGGTGACACTTGAGCGGCCGTACAGTACCGGCGAGCTGTTTGAGTTTACAGTCTATTACCACGGGCATCCGCTTGATCCGACCATGTGGATCGGTGGTTTCGCCTTTCATCAACGGCAGGTCGGAGGTCCCGGCTCGACCGACTACCGCCCGGTGATATCCAGTCTGTCGCAACCGTATGGAGCCCGCACCTGGTGGCCCTGCAAAGATCGGGTGGACGACAAAGCTGACTCGTTTATTGTAGCTATTACCGTTGACAATCGTTTTTGGGTGGGTTCCAACGGCAGGTTGGACTCAATCGCCCTTGGCCCCCATATCAAGACTTTTCATTATGTCGAACCGCACCCGATGGTCACAGAGTTGTTCATGATTGCAGTGTCGGACTACTACGTCTATTACGATGAGTGGATATACAACAACTACCAGGATACAATGCCGATTGTCAATGCGGTTTACCCGGAAGTATTGGAGCAGGCACAACTGTCGTTCGGTATCGTGCCGGAGGTGTTAACTATCTGGTCCGACAAGTTTGGGTTATATCCGTTCGCCGATGTCAAGTATGGGCATGTCAACTTTGGTTGGGGTGGTGGTGCTTTGGAGCATCAGTCCATGACGTCGATCACCGATAGCTGGTATGGTTGGTCGGAGTATGTTGTTATTCACGAACTGGCCCACCAGTGGTACGGCGACTTTGTGTCGACCAAGTCCTGGGCCGATATCTGGATAAGCGAAGGCTGGGCCACTTATGCCGAGGCGATTTACTATGAAGTAAAAAACGGCCACCAGTACTACCACGACTACATGGATTCCATGTACTGGTTCAACGACGGTTCCGTCTATCGGTACGACACGACCAGCGCCTACGATATCTTTGACGTGATCATCTATTACAAAGGGGCCTGGGTGGTTCACATGCTGCGCAATGTGCTGGGCGACTCGGTGTTCTTTGACGCTTTGCAATACTACTACAACTCAGAATTCGCTTATGGCAGTCTGGACACCTGGGATCTCTGTCAGGTCTTTGAAGATGCCACCGGTCGAGAGCTTGACTGGTTCTTTCAACAGTGGATATTCGGCGGATACCGACCCCATTACCTGTACTGCTATTGGACAGAACCTTCAGACTCGGGCGGCTATGATCTGTTCCTGTCGGTCGATCAGTCACACACAACCGATCCCGAAGTATTCATCATGCCGATTGACTTCACTTTCAAGGACGTCAACGGGGATGAGGATACTGTCTCGGTTTGGATTGATGAACGTAAAGACGTTCAAAGACTGAACTTCCCCGATTCGATTGTTAAGGTGAGATTGGACCCCGAGCACTGGATACTGAAGACCTTCACTCAGTACACCTGGCGATTGAACTTTGTCACCGAACGAGAACTGCCACAGGCTCAGCAGGATCTGCCTCATACCCAGCTGCTGGACACCCGTGGCGGTACCATGAACAACGTCTATTCGATTATTGACGGCAGCTTACCTCCGGGACTGACCCTGGACACATCCAACGGTATCATCTCCGGCGTGCCGACTGACACCGGACTATTTACGTTTACCGCTTATGTTGACGATCTGGGTTCCAACTTTTGGGATGAAGCTGTCTTCGATCTTCGGGTGGAGCCCACGCAGCTGGTGCCGGGTGACATTGATATCAGTGGTTCTGTGGACATCGCTGACCTAATCTTCTTTGTGGACTATTCTTTCAGCGGCGGGCCGGCTCCACTTATCATCAACCTGGCTGATGTCGACGGGTCCTGCGCCATTGATATTGGTGACATGGTGTATCTCGTCGATTACATGTTCGCCGGCGGCGGCGTACTCATAATGGGGTGCGTTGAGTAG
- a CDS encoding tetratricopeptide repeat protein, with amino-acid sequence MKIMEYRKFTLSLLTMATALTVVSCSDNQAVRLRYEAERLYYQADRQMKIAADAPEHSRMLTMKSAADAYGLSLQFALASLDSISATVHPVEEREVRYLAFQAANRLASLYFQARSFDTCVSILSRLLEKASYDGAAQVTTNLSLGRALQASGRWDSALAVYHTALDSYFPPVDDSGKVVDVLFRLPLHIFQIAQAIGDSAAAREQYEIAREYYKSLITETPSDPSTVASHAALAKLYHEVGKWGMVISELRHLADSNADNYIDIQINVADIYTRQPQGSDSAKAIYRSILDKLEPADSLYVPRLRFKIALMEMDDGEYRQARERLVELKREHPIYYNSTPQVQFTIARCFELLGRWNRAETEYKYLIEKFRGSQQAMATYLHLGDHYRDLDRNDEAQKWYRDAEKYYDQIAMRGSGTLVEARALSFKADLYRRWDDLKGSADLLISLFEKYPESDPGRNSLLQAAAIYRNQLNQPDMADSLVDRLRSMLLQPEEGWGT; translated from the coding sequence ATGAAGATAATGGAATATCGCAAGTTTACTCTGTCGCTGCTCACGATGGCAACGGCGCTAACCGTGGTTTCCTGTTCTGATAACCAGGCGGTGCGATTGCGTTATGAGGCCGAACGGTTGTACTATCAGGCCGATCGCCAGATGAAGATTGCGGCAGACGCTCCCGAACACTCTCGGATGCTCACCATGAAATCGGCCGCCGATGCTTACGGACTGTCGCTCCAATTCGCCCTGGCTTCGCTTGATTCGATCTCGGCCACCGTTCATCCGGTAGAAGAGCGCGAGGTTCGCTACCTGGCTTTCCAGGCGGCCAACCGTTTGGCCTCGCTGTATTTCCAGGCTCGCAGTTTTGATACCTGTGTGTCTATTCTCAGTCGCCTGCTTGAGAAAGCATCTTACGATGGAGCCGCTCAGGTAACCACCAATCTCAGTTTGGGGCGGGCCTTGCAGGCATCGGGTCGCTGGGACAGCGCCCTGGCCGTCTATCATACCGCGCTGGATAGCTATTTCCCACCGGTGGATGATTCTGGAAAGGTGGTTGATGTGCTGTTTCGTCTCCCCTTGCACATTTTCCAAATCGCTCAAGCCATAGGTGATTCCGCAGCGGCCAGGGAGCAGTATGAGATTGCTCGTGAGTACTATAAATCGCTAATTACCGAGACCCCAAGCGATCCAAGTACGGTAGCATCACACGCGGCTCTGGCCAAACTGTACCATGAGGTTGGTAAGTGGGGAATGGTGATCTCGGAGCTCAGACACCTGGCCGACAGCAACGCCGACAATTATATCGACATCCAGATCAATGTGGCCGATATCTACACCCGCCAGCCGCAAGGTAGTGACTCCGCCAAGGCGATCTACCGATCAATACTGGACAAACTCGAACCGGCCGACAGTCTGTATGTTCCGCGTCTGCGATTCAAGATTGCTCTTATGGAAATGGACGACGGCGAATATCGGCAAGCCAGGGAACGTTTGGTCGAACTCAAGCGAGAGCATCCCATCTACTACAACTCCACCCCCCAGGTGCAATTCACCATAGCGCGGTGCTTCGAACTTCTGGGCCGCTGGAACCGCGCCGAAACCGAATACAAGTACTTGATCGAGAAATTTCGCGGTTCCCAGCAGGCGATGGCCACCTACCTGCACCTGGGCGATCACTACCGCGACCTGGACCGCAATGATGAAGCCCAGAAGTGGTATCGGGACGCCGAGAAATACTATGATCAGATTGCAATGCGCGGCTCCGGGACGTTGGTCGAAGCCAGGGCCTTGAGCTTCAAAGCCGACCTGTACAGGCGTTGGGATGACCTCAAAGGATCGGCCGACCTACTCATCTCACTGTTCGAGAAGTATCCGGAGTCCGATCCCGGCCGCAACAGCCTTTTGCAGGCAGCCGCGATCTACCGTAACCAGTTGAACCAACCCGACATGGCCGATTCACTCGTGGATCGCCTGCGTTCTATGCTATTGCAGCCTGAAGAAGGCTGGGGAACTTAA
- a CDS encoding PAS domain S-box protein gives MLRDDQKTKRQLIEELAALRDQVDQSLAGENSFRDLFIDSLQGVAIVQNGKHALVNPAYTKLVGYTQEELQKLTPPELPKLVHPDDREQVIQRTRDRLAGKEMSGVHRFRILTKSGDTVWVEAHTSLITYLGKPAVQLCALDINDREKAERTLRFKVSQYRKSEEIAAVGSFVVEVSTEDLNWSDQVYRMLGLKPGEVEPDNETYWGFVHPQDRDRLTKAANKVYAGEADMDILYRILRKDGQLRYIHTQADREFDDHGNLTYIWGFSQDVTDRFKAEEALKESEEKYRTLLETNPYGFQVIDVSGRITLSNPAYQKMLGYTEEELQGKSIMDLLDTDEARDSLRAYLPLLVKDQPEPTTYMQKNKTRDGRIIDQLVDWNYKRDAKGCVTGFSSVITDYTERKRAEDRVRLLLDNLPCVAMILRKGTREIVASNNAAHSIGAVPGTTCYGTCAQRQESCTFCRAPEVWATGQKQDIEVECEGVWYHGVWVPLDDDHYVHYVFDITERKRAQEALQVSEERFRTQMMQSPLVMEIYDLDGLQIEVNTAYEELWGFPADTTVNKFNVLNSKEVEETGLMEYVRRAYAGETVTAPEYLFDPTGATESGGLGRVRWLSTKIYPLRDSAGTVTSIVITHEDITDRKQAAEKLRQSEEKHRRLFEHSNDPIFVHSPEGVILDVNSAACEMLGYSREQLLSMTVPCLHPDSEKARCTQAIRTTEQEGSTVFESSLITAGGTIRNVSISSKIVDPKHSTIQGIVRDITETRRLRELESRAERLETAGTIAGQVAHDFNNLLAPLMAYPDFIREDLPRDHPALAYVRDIENSAKQIAEINQQLLTLGRRGHYNAETLNLNEIILQATKDIKPHSDTLVIKTVLGPNLMNIRGGGAQLHRVINNLLHNAIDAMRCIGQVTVKTENYYVDDVSVAYGRVPKGEFVKLTIADTGCGITDDIVQKIFDPFFTTKTSDKKRGTGLGLSVVDAVIKDHGGYLDLDTQVGVGTSFYLYFPVTRESRDEQHPEKIPCGTESILVVDDDDTQRRVSAQILRKLGYQVTIAESGEKAIELLKKSSPDLLVLDMIMPPGLDGTETYRQAIEIDPNQRAIVVSGFSSSERVIEAQKLGAGTFVRKPFTKRSIAEAVRTELDKRVEITSGEYCS, from the coding sequence ATGCTGCGAGATGATCAGAAAACGAAGCGTCAGCTAATAGAAGAGTTGGCAGCTTTACGTGATCAAGTGGATCAATCGCTGGCCGGCGAGAACAGCTTTCGAGACTTGTTTATCGATTCCCTTCAGGGCGTGGCCATCGTGCAAAACGGAAAACATGCGCTGGTCAATCCCGCCTATACCAAACTGGTGGGTTATACCCAGGAAGAACTACAGAAACTTACCCCACCCGAATTACCCAAACTCGTTCACCCGGATGATCGTGAGCAAGTAATCCAGAGGACCCGGGATCGCCTGGCCGGCAAAGAAATGTCGGGGGTTCACCGTTTTCGCATTCTCACAAAGAGCGGTGACACAGTGTGGGTGGAGGCACATACCAGCCTGATAACTTATCTGGGAAAGCCGGCCGTTCAACTCTGTGCGTTGGACATTAATGACCGAGAAAAGGCAGAGAGAACTCTCAGATTCAAAGTAAGTCAGTATCGCAAATCGGAGGAGATAGCCGCAGTCGGCAGTTTCGTGGTGGAGGTGTCTACCGAGGATCTGAATTGGTCTGATCAGGTGTATCGCATGCTGGGACTCAAACCCGGAGAAGTCGAACCGGACAATGAAACCTACTGGGGATTTGTTCATCCCCAAGACCGTGATCGCCTGACAAAAGCTGCGAACAAAGTGTACGCAGGCGAAGCCGACATGGATATCCTATACCGAATTCTCAGAAAAGACGGTCAACTGAGATACATCCATACCCAGGCTGACCGGGAATTCGACGATCATGGTAACCTGACCTACATCTGGGGCTTCTCGCAGGATGTCACCGACCGTTTCAAAGCCGAAGAGGCACTTAAAGAGAGTGAGGAGAAGTACCGGACACTCCTTGAAACCAATCCTTATGGGTTCCAGGTGATCGACGTTTCCGGACGTATCACGCTCAGTAATCCCGCGTATCAGAAAATGCTCGGCTATACCGAAGAGGAATTGCAGGGCAAGTCCATTATGGATTTACTTGATACCGACGAAGCGCGCGATAGTCTTCGGGCCTATCTGCCCTTGCTGGTCAAGGATCAGCCTGAACCTACGACCTACATGCAAAAGAACAAGACCAGGGACGGCCGGATTATCGACCAACTTGTTGACTGGAACTACAAACGTGATGCCAAAGGGTGTGTTACCGGTTTCTCATCTGTTATCACCGATTATACAGAACGCAAGCGGGCCGAGGACAGAGTGCGCCTGCTGTTGGACAATCTTCCATGCGTGGCCATGATTCTCAGGAAGGGAACCAGGGAGATAGTAGCCAGTAACAACGCCGCGCACTCAATTGGCGCCGTTCCCGGCACAACCTGCTATGGCACGTGCGCACAGCGTCAGGAAAGTTGCACCTTCTGCCGGGCGCCTGAAGTTTGGGCAACAGGTCAGAAGCAAGATATTGAAGTGGAGTGTGAGGGTGTCTGGTATCATGGTGTTTGGGTGCCGTTGGACGATGATCACTACGTCCACTACGTTTTCGACATAACCGAGCGCAAGCGGGCCCAGGAAGCGCTGCAAGTGAGCGAGGAACGATTCAGAACCCAAATGATGCAATCTCCCTTGGTGATGGAAATCTACGATCTCGACGGCCTTCAGATTGAAGTGAACACGGCCTACGAAGAGCTGTGGGGGTTCCCGGCCGACACCACGGTAAACAAGTTCAACGTGCTAAATAGCAAGGAAGTAGAAGAGACCGGCCTGATGGAATATGTCAGACGGGCGTATGCCGGAGAAACGGTGACAGCGCCCGAATATCTGTTCGACCCGACCGGCGCAACAGAATCCGGAGGATTGGGCAGAGTACGTTGGTTGAGCACCAAAATCTACCCGCTGAGAGATTCCGCAGGCACCGTTACGAGTATCGTTATCACCCATGAGGACATCACCGATCGTAAACAGGCCGCTGAAAAACTGCGCCAGAGCGAGGAAAAACACCGCCGCTTGTTCGAGCATTCCAACGATCCCATATTCGTTCATTCACCCGAGGGGGTGATCCTTGATGTCAACAGCGCTGCCTGTGAAATGCTTGGTTACAGTCGCGAGCAACTACTGTCGATGACGGTACCCTGCTTGCACCCGGATAGTGAAAAGGCCAGGTGTACCCAAGCCATCAGGACCACCGAGCAAGAGGGTTCTACGGTTTTCGAATCATCGCTCATAACTGCCGGCGGAACGATTCGAAACGTGAGCATCAGTTCCAAGATAGTCGATCCCAAACACTCTACTATCCAGGGCATTGTCCGCGATATAACCGAAACCAGACGCTTGCGTGAATTGGAATCGCGGGCCGAACGACTTGAAACGGCAGGGACCATTGCCGGACAGGTCGCGCACGATTTCAACAACCTGCTGGCTCCGTTGATGGCGTACCCGGACTTCATTCGCGAGGACCTGCCCCGGGATCACCCTGCTCTGGCTTATGTGCGAGACATCGAAAACTCCGCCAAGCAGATCGCCGAGATTAACCAGCAACTGCTGACCCTGGGAAGAAGAGGTCATTACAACGCCGAGACTCTAAATCTGAATGAGATCATCCTTCAGGCCACAAAGGACATTAAACCACATTCCGACACCCTGGTCATCAAGACAGTTCTCGGCCCGAACCTGATGAACATACGTGGCGGTGGCGCCCAGCTTCATCGTGTGATCAATAATCTACTGCACAACGCCATTGATGCCATGCGGTGTATCGGTCAGGTTACCGTCAAAACGGAGAACTACTATGTCGACGATGTTTCGGTTGCCTACGGCCGTGTTCCCAAAGGTGAGTTTGTCAAGTTGACCATAGCAGATACCGGCTGCGGCATTACCGATGACATTGTCCAGAAAATATTCGATCCATTCTTCACGACCAAAACCAGCGACAAGAAACGTGGCACCGGGCTGGGCCTGAGCGTGGTCGATGCTGTTATCAAAGATCACGGTGGATACCTCGATCTGGATACTCAGGTGGGTGTGGGAACTTCATTCTATCTCTACTTTCCGGTCACTCGCGAATCACGAGACGAACAGCATCCGGAAAAGATTCCGTGTGGAACGGAGTCAATACTGGTTGTCGATGATGACGACACTCAACGCCGGGTCTCCGCCCAGATTTTGCGCAAACTTGGATACCAGGTTACCATTGCCGAAAGTGGCGAGAAAGCCATCGAACTCCTCAAGAAGAGTTCGCCGGACCTCCTGGTCCTTGATATGATCATGCCCCCTGGCCTGGACGGGACCGAAACATATCGACAAGCCATCGAGATCGATCCCAATCAAAGAGCAATTGTCGTTTCCGGGTTCTCATCTTCTGAACGAGTTATCGAAGCTCAGAAACTGGGGGCTGGGACTTTTGTCAGGAAGCCGTTTACCAAGAGGTCTATCGCGGAAGCGGTTCGAACGGAACTGGACAAGCGGGTCGAGATCACGTCCGGTGAGTATTGTTCTTGA